The region ATGGACCTACCAAGAATTTTTATTGTGCCAATGGCGTAGATAAAATTAAATCTTACATACTTGAAGCTTGGGTAAGAAGAACAAGCGGAACCGGTAAAATTACGATTGAACTTCGCGATGCTAATAATAATGTATTATCAATTGTATCACAAGATATTACAGGCGGTACGGACTGGCAACTTGTTTCACTTCCTATTACTCCACAGCAAATGACGAATCTTCCTTCCAATGGTTATTTGCGAGTATGGTGCGGATTTCCTAACTCAACTTCTAATTTCGGCTACGTTGACGATGTAAGATTTTATCCCGCTGATGCAATGATGACAACTTATACTTACGATCCTCTTACTCTGCAAGTTACAAGCGGAACAGATGAAAACAACGTAACTACTTTTTATGAATATGACAGCTTTGGTCGTTTGACTCAGACAAAAAATGATGACAGTGATGTATTATCACAGACAACATATTATATATCAAGAGAACATAACGCCGGTAATTTCAATCCAAACGATCCTAATTATATCAGAACTTCGGCTTATCCAGATGGAATTGGTTCTACACCTATTGTTACAACTAACTTTACTGATGGTCTCGGACGAACTTTACAGCAACATTCCCAGGACGGAAGTAATGATATTATCTCAGCAGTAAGCTACGACAATGCAGGACGAATAAATAAAACTTATAATCCTTATTCTCTCAGCAATCCAAGTCATAACTACGATCCAAATTATTCATCGGGTTCATCGGGTTATATTGAAACGCAATATTATTCCGATCCGCTTGGAAGAGTACAATGGAGAATTCCACAGGGTTCAAACCCATCAACACCGAATAAAAATATCGAGAGTGTTTACGGCAATGCAACGCTTAGCGGAGTTTCCTGCTATACCAACGATATCAAACAGAAGCCAGCAACTAACAGTGTTAACTGGATTACTTCGAGGAGTTACAGGGATAGGTTAGGCAACGTTGTTAAATCTTCTGTGCTTGATGGATCCTCCGAAATACAAACCTCCACAACACTTTACAATATGCTTGGGCTTCCTGTACAGGTTACTGACCCGAAAGGAATGCTGCAGAATTTTACTTATGATTTTCTCGGGCGTTTGAAAGTAAAAACAACTCCTGATGCAGGAACTTCTAAGTACATTTACGACATAGCCGGACGACTTAGATTTATGCTCGATGTTGACGGCGATGCTGCAAATCCCGATAACATCTTGTATTGGAAGTATGATACATTTGGGCGCGTAACTGAAAAAGGTTATATCGTGATGAACTGGAATGAAACATTATTGCAGGATGAAGCAAATACAGATCCTGATTACCCAACAACTCCCGATACCTGGCGTAAAAAATTTACTTACGATACAGATGCAACGTCGCAATATCTAAAAGGCAGATTATATAAAGTAGAAACCAACAACGATAATAATACAGATGTGGAAACTCAGGAAACTTTTGCTTATAATAAATACGGATTTATTACTGCAAAGAATTTAACCGTTATGGAAGTAAGTACGCAGATGCAATCTACGCTTTATGATTATGATAATCTTGGAAGAGTTACAAAGATAACCTATCCTTCCCGTCCAGGTAATTTAACTTTGCAGAATGAAACCATCTCAGGCACAACCCCGACGCAGTATGAAGCAAATAATAATATAGATGCAGGACCTGATGTAACAATAAACTCCGGAGCCAGCGCAACATTTAAAGCCGGAACTAGCATACATCTTAAGCCCGGGTTTACGGCAAGTAACGGAAGCAACTTTAGGGCTTATACAGGTACATTCACAGACGGAGGAACTCCTACAGAAGTTGTTTACTCTTACAACCAGCGCGGACAAATTTCCGGCGTAGGTACAACCACTAACCCGACTTTTTATGCTTCATACACTTATAAGCCATCGGGACAAATAGAAACTGAAACTCTTAACAACGGGCAGAAAGTAGTGCAGGCAACTTACGACGTTAAAAACCGTCCCACACAGATTTCATCTCCTCTGTTTACCGAATCGCTTACTTACGAAACAGGCGGTTACGGCGGAGTGGGATATTATCACGGCAATATTGCGTCTGCAAGTTTTTCTTATTACTCCGGCGGACCTGCTGCTTACCAAACTCTGTACCAGTACGATAACCTTGGACGGTTGAAGATAGCAGATAACAATATTACTGCACTAAACCCTTATGATATTTCCAACATCAGTTACGATCTCAATGGAAATATTATAAGCATAAACAGAGGCGGTACGAATTACACTTACAATTATTATACTGGTACAAACAAACTCAAGAATACCGGGGGAAGTAATAACGATTACGAGTATGATTTAAATGGTAATATAAAAAAGTCATTACCGAAAGGCTTAGATCCTTTAGTTTATGACCCATTTACACAGATGACAAAAAGCATAACTGTTACCAGAACTCCTAACAAGATGATGTCATTTCAGTATTCTGCCGACAATGAACGTATACTGAAAAATGAAAAACAAGGAACGACGAATAATTTGAATCTTTATATCCGTGGAGCTAGCGAGTATCCTGTAATAGAAAAAATAAACACAAACAATACTCTTACTGACAAAGTTTACATCTACGGACCAACTGGTTTGATTGCATTTAAAGATGCAACGGCAACTTACTTTGTAATTAAAGACCATCTCGGCTCCACAAGAGTGCTTTTTAGAAGTACTGGAACTCAATACGCAACTTACGATTACTCACCATTTGGCAGCTTAATGAGAGCAACGATAAACGGCGATGTAGTTTATAAATTTACCGGACAGGAGTACGACAGCGAGTTTGGCTTATACAACTTTAGAGCAAGATTATATGATGATGAGCTTGGAATTTTTTATGCGGTTGACCCAAGCGGACAGAATTTTTCTCCATTCAGTTATGCAGGCAATAACCCTGTTATCAGGGTAGATAGAGATGGCCGAATTTGGTGGATACCGCTTTTAATTGGTTTCTCAACTGGGTATTTGTCACATGCTTTAACTTATGATGACTGGGGTTGGGGAGCAATTGGTCAAGGACTTATTTCAGGGTCAATGTCGTTTGTTGGTTGGGGCGTTACTTCAGCACTTTCGCCATACTTTAGTTCAACATTGGGACTATCGCAAGGACTCTCGACAACTCTCGCCGGTGGTTTATCCGGCGGAATAACAAGTTCACTCTTCACTCCTTGGGTAGGTGGAAACTTTGGGACTAATTTCCTATCTGGATTTGTAGGTGGTGCTTTAGGAGGAGCTGCTCAGTTGGGGGCATCTTCATTGTCAATTTCATCGGACATTCAATTTGGATTGAGGGTCGTGGGCGGTGGTATTTCCGGTGGGTTAACATCGTCTGTTTTTGGTGGTACATTTATGCAGGGTTTTGCAGGTGGGGCTATGGGTGCTGCAATGTCTGGCGTTGCAGCTGAAATTATTGATGAAGTCTACTCGGGTAAAATGACTATTGAAGAAGCCAAGAAAATTCTGGGTATTACAGATGAGGAATGGGCTGCCCTTGAATATGCTAATGGTGAATATCCAGAAGGTACTTATCCAGAGTTAACTAGAGAAATTGGCACTGAGGAATTATGGGCAAAACTACAACAATTACAGCAAAATGAAATGATAGGTCCACGAACAACATCTCAATCTTTGGGCAATTTTCAACTCGGGGTTGAAACATTGCGTTTTGGAGGTGATTTACATGTGCGATATCAAAGTGGAACAATAAGTTTTCATCGTGATCTTATTAGTATTGTTAGAAATCCAATTCTTCATCTGTGGGATGATTATAAGCATCCTTATTCTGTACCCGCAATAATCAGGGGAAGATAAAAAATGCATAATAGTAAAGGACTGTAATGTCTAACTCTATAAAATTGATTCTATTTTTTTTCTTATTCCAAATAGTAGGTTCGTCACAAGATGTTTGGAATACTAAAAACAATAATATGAATAACATAAGGTCTCTTGGCTTCACACCTGAATTTGTGGTTGGGGTTTGTGACTGCGGAGGAATAGGAACAGTCGTAAAGACATGGTCATTATCAGATGGGGAAGCAGATTCGCTTTTTCGAGCTCGGATACAAGAAATATGCATAAGCAATAACGGAAACTACCTAGCAATAAGATCATTCAAAGATAGTATAATGCTACAGACTTTTTTCATAGAAGGCAAAAAATGGTTATGGCAATACACAGGATCACATTATAATTCTATCGCATTCTCTGAGGATGATGAATATTTAATTGCGATAAATGAAAATGCTATTGAAGAATTTGAAGTGCAGTCAGGAGATAAAAATATATTGAAAACTCCTCTTGAGGATAAACTCTCGGATTATGCTGAAAGTAAAAAAAGAGTTCTGAGACAAAAACTCAGTCCTGATGGTAAATATATGATAATATGGAATGACAAGATAAATTATGAGTGGGGTATTTCTTTTCTATTTTTATTTAGTGCTTCCCCTAATCCAAACATTGCTGTATGGGATATTTTAGAAAATAAACTTATATCAGAGATTCAGAAGCCATTATCAAAGATTGTTTCGGTTGCTTTTTCTCCCGATGGAAAAAAAGTGTTCCTTGGTTGTGAGGATAAAAAAATTAGAGTATGGTCTCTACTTGCAAATAAAATCATCAAAGATTTTGAAGGGGATCCATCTTACATAGATGTTTCAAACAGAAATAACCTGCTTGGAATTGGTGGAGATCATCTACGCATTTTAAATTCTTTGACGTTTACACTAATAAAGGATTTTGGAAAGGTTGGTGATAAAGTTGGAAGACTTAGCGAATGGAGTTTTAGCAGCGATGGTAAGTATTTCGCTCTTGAGGTAGAAGGCATTCTTTATCTTCATGAAACTAATACCTGGGAAGTACTATGGAGTATCCCTACTTGTCCCTGATTGCAGGTCCAAACAGAAATATTACTTCTTCATTTCATAAAGAATTAAACCCGATAGTTTACGACCCATTTACACAGATGACAAAAAGCATAACTGTTACCGGTTCACCGACAAAAGCAATGACATTTAACTACTCTGCAGATAATGAAAGAGTATTAAAAACGGAAAGTTATGGCACTACGAAAAATTCCAATCTTTATATCAGAGGTAATAACAATTATCCAATTACGGAGAAGATTAATTTAAACTCAGTATTGAATGATAAGATTTATATCTATGGACCGACAGGATTAATTGCATTCAAGGATGCAACGGCAACTTACTTTGTAATAAAAGACCATCTTGGTAATACAAGATTACTTTTTAGAAGTACCGGAACACAATACACAACTTATGATTACTCTCCGTTTGGTAGTTTAATGCGTTCATCAATAAGCGGAGATACAGATTATAGGTTTACTGGACAGGAATTTGACAGCGGAACTGCTCTGTATAACTTTAGAGCGAGACTTTATGATGATGAGCTTGGAATTTTTTACGCAGTTGATCCGGGTGGACAAAACTTTTCGCCATTTTCTTATGCTGGTAATAACCCGGTAATATATGTAGATAAAGATGGGAGATTATTTTGGTTGATTCCCGCCATAGTTGGATTTGTTACAGGATATGTAAGTCACGGTATAATCCAGCACGATTGGGGTTGGGGAGCGTTAGGTAGTGGTTTGCTTGGAGCTGTCTCATCTTTGGTTGGTTACCAAACTGCTGCTTGGGCTTCATCGCTTGGTCATAATATTGGTTTATCTCAAGGACTTAGTACTGTAATCTCCAGCGGTATAGGAGGAGGTACATCTGGGGCGTTTAGCAATTTATTACAAGGACAAAATGTTGGTCGTGGATTTTTAGCTGGTTCACTTGCAGGAACTCTGGGAGGAGCGTTTAGTCTTGGTGCTGGTAACCTTTCAACAACAGGACAATTTATAAGTAGAACAGTTTCTGGGGGATTTGTAGGAGGATTAGTAAGTGATGTAATGGGAGGTAGTTTTATTGGTGGTTTCGGAACTGGAGCACTTTCTTCAAGTGTTTCGTTCTGGGCAACAGAACTTACAAATTATGTTTACAAAGATGGCGGAAGCTTAGCAGAAAAAACTTATGGTTTAACTGAAAGTGAAAAAGAATTACTTAAGTATGGTTTGGAAGAATATAAGAAGGGTAGTGTAACTCCCGAACTTTTGCAGAAATTGCAGGAACTTCATGCTAAGCTTTATCCTCATGATAATTCAGCTACCGGTATTTTATCAAGATTAAGGGATTGGAGTGTAAATGATTTACGCTTCGATGAAATTCATATAATGACTGAAGCAGGAAACGTTAATTTTCACTACGACCATTTTAGTTTAGTAACAAATCCTTTTATGCACATTTTAGTTGATGAAGTAATAGTGAACCGAATAATTGGTGGACAAGGTATATATACAGTCCCAAGATAAATGTTATATCTGAAAAATGGAGAACAATAATGCTTTATGCTATATTTTTTATTTTGTTAATTATGGTTGGGGATGTGTACGATGGATCTTTCGTAGGTCATTACCCAAGTGTAGGTAAAAATAAATTAACATCTAATGATACATCAATATACAACTCAGATTCATTAAGAGCAGATATGAATTCTAATCATCTGAGTTTTTTACATATTCTGAATAAACGTTCAGAGATAATTGCAGAGCCCGTTTCAGATGATATCAAAGGAGGAACAATTTATAGGTGGAACCTTTTTGACGGTAAACGTTCTATTTTGGCATATTTGGGAGATCGTGTTTGGATAGCCTATATGACGGTCAGCCATAATGAAGACTTCATAGTAGTCGCAACCTTAGATAATGATCCTACACGTTTAAAATATTTCTCAATTAAAGAAAAAAAGTGGTTATGGGAAATTCAAGATTTAGATCATTACTGGTGGTTAGGTTTTTCTGATAATGATAAGGAAATAATAGCTTTTGGGAATAATGCTGTGTATAGAGTTAACGCATATAACGGTGTTATATTAAGTAAAACTAAAGCTATACATAATGAATATTCTCTTAGTGTGCACAAAAGCACAGGTACTTTTATAAGCCCAACTGGTAAGTATTTGGTTATATGGCAAGTGCAAGAGACATGGGCACTACTTGATTTATTCAGGAGATCTGCAAATAAAAATATTTCAGTTTGGGATATAGAAGAAGAAAAAATTGTAGCATCAATGTCATTGCCTGAAAAAGGAGTAAGAACTGCAACTTTTACTTCGGATGAGAAAAATGTTTTTCTTGGCTGTGGTGATGAGACTATAAAATTATGGTCATTAGAGAAAAACAAAATAGTTAACGAAATTCCAGGGTTAGCTACTTATTTAGTGACAAGTAATAAACAAAATTTTTTAGCATCTGGAATTATGGAAGAAGATCGTCTTTCCAAAGTAAAAATATGGAAGTACCCTGAAATGACACTAATACATACTATAGAACCATATTCGAAAAACTATATCAATCGAGGGAGAATGCCAGTTAATTTTGATAAAACTGGTAAATATTTCGGAGTTGAAAGAGATGGAAAACTCTATTTGTATGATACTTCAAATTGGGAAGTGTTATGGTCTTTTAATACAGATGTAAGTGACTCAAAACAAAACTCTGAGAAGTAACAAACAAGCTGCAGAACACAGACGGAAGCGGAAATGATTAGATATATGATGCTAATGGAAATATAACTACTTCTATACCGAAAGGATTAAACCCGATAGTTTATGACCCGGTTAATAACAAAGCGAAAGTGT is a window of Ignavibacterium sp. DNA encoding:
- a CDS encoding WD40 repeat domain-containing protein, with the protein product MLYAIFFILLIMVGDVYDGSFVGHYPSVGKNKLTSNDTSIYNSDSLRADMNSNHLSFLHILNKRSEIIAEPVSDDIKGGTIYRWNLFDGKRSILAYLGDRVWIAYMTVSHNEDFIVVATLDNDPTRLKYFSIKEKKWLWEIQDLDHYWWLGFSDNDKEIIAFGNNAVYRVNAYNGVILSKTKAIHNEYSLSVHKSTGTFISPTGKYLVIWQVQETWALLDLFRRSANKNISVWDIEEEKIVASMSLPEKGVRTATFTSDEKNVFLGCGDETIKLWSLEKNKIVNEIPGLATYLVTSNKQNFLASGIMEEDRLSKVKIWKYPEMTLIHTIEPYSKNYINRGRMPVNFDKTGKYFGVERDGKLYLYDTSNWEVLWSFNTDVSDSKQNSEK
- a CDS encoding RHS repeat-associated core domain-containing protein, with product MEYPYLSLIAGPNRNITSSFHKELNPIVYDPFTQMTKSITVTGSPTKAMTFNYSADNERVLKTESYGTTKNSNLYIRGNNNYPITEKINLNSVLNDKIYIYGPTGLIAFKDATATYFVIKDHLGNTRLLFRSTGTQYTTYDYSPFGSLMRSSISGDTDYRFTGQEFDSGTALYNFRARLYDDELGIFYAVDPGGQNFSPFSYAGNNPVIYVDKDGRLFWLIPAIVGFVTGYVSHGIIQHDWGWGALGSGLLGAVSSLVGYQTAAWASSLGHNIGLSQGLSTVISSGIGGGTSGAFSNLLQGQNVGRGFLAGSLAGTLGGAFSLGAGNLSTTGQFISRTVSGGFVGGLVSDVMGGSFIGGFGTGALSSSVSFWATELTNYVYKDGGSLAEKTYGLTESEKELLKYGLEEYKKGSVTPELLQKLQELHAKLYPHDNSATGILSRLRDWSVNDLRFDEIHIMTEAGNVNFHYDHFSLVTNPFMHILVDEVIVNRIIGGQGIYTVPR
- a CDS encoding RHS repeat-associated core domain-containing protein, encoding MMKKYISFLILSVLSIVFYQNIFAEGQSSTAKPKAANTPSIGGGDGDFSNESLFTGDVAFSVPITNIGGISVALNYTSNVHKLVRADNKDAQAGWVGLGWSLNLGSIVADINGTRDVSDDKYFFVSASGSSEMILISGNDFMLKEYQYWKITRSVDGNGNLIGWTIILDDGTKMRFGNYNKTTNNFLFDTTLTKATRFMLGWDGVVCNPLNNKYNSASFIAYQWDLSDLEDIAGNHTTISYQGVAEVLSANSLSTTLKYTQESHPLKITDWTNRSVEFVLGNLTTAEYVTPPDKIIQRLFERKYLNKILIKDATNSIIQQTVFDYSVLDIFNLSASKRYLTSITVQDANINSLTPTNFSYYTTSGSLGENPGALKSITYPDGGKVEYTYAYHTLSNVELNFSQIYTTNEPIVDLSLLRTLMSGSDFYVIKRADNKLEVYRWGTIGWFVDSNFPISTSVSNFWVRNDYIVAYMGSNTLKIAKRKNDGWTVSTITLSNSRDPGSMKVIAVSSNFFLVAHNLEKYNYNTQEHKCRRRENLSVIRLDDATWSSYSLGDFDLGRHDIDWDIHIEAASGIDFFAIRYSDNPDSDQRSRCRLYVKDGLSWSEKFSFYPDDITPSDFRLYAGPNYFIAHAYIGHLINWVFYPPNIKVFSWPFTSANDFKKRDIFTDDIYTHSNFFVTKKDDESSSSIFIHSFNNDGSNYPYTVTNIENVLTGSFYNSRLALGKDYVCVGWIEGSSPYSGKLGVVKNVDGLWSTGSLIETISDMQYDSYVTPVNNGMTLFAEWYSPFDYHSVRTYKAQNNNWIFISELDNVSLGSGNASFTQPGFQLLGDIIQPGTADDIVSHSFMEGNTQGGDALFLGNPADYPVSTKTITDGMGNSYQTIYTFENGVYDHEINFAKYNKVTVELPQQDSGKTITYFYNHLGPGQAEEFVYSLNYKELDGLPYKIKVYNSAINEIATTTNYWAAFDIDAANGVYHKRLTKSVNINDGITSTVEYEYNNTNGQIKKITEPAKVASDLYGLRDRVTEITYAYEQYTAMQNLNMVSQIYEKKTISKGSSSNTVAVLADGPEITDYNQFSVLYNQTVTYEAIVSGGYFCVGTTQGGDDIISKKYSDASGSFHANTGITYYLTAHTYPCSPPPHPCEAWVIGRVTYHQSNDPDEVIISQERTEFDPNNNYVSFRNSVYNGTNWIVTNAITGRNDNGNVTESYNVDNVYSSTKYGYDNVLPIAQVSNSKDGESGYTGLESGWQDWETGGSTIVSNLKHTGIFSAYSQNNYGPTKNFYCANGVDKIKSYILEAWVRRTSGTGKITIELRDANNNVLSIVSQDITGGTDWQLVSLPITPQQMTNLPSNGYLRVWCGFPNSTSNFGYVDDVRFYPADAMMTTYTYDPLTLQVTSGTDENNVTTFYEYDSFGRLTQTKNDDSDVLSQTTYYISREHNAGNFNPNDPNYIRTSAYPDGIGSTPIVTTNFTDGLGRTLQQHSQDGSNDIISAVSYDNAGRINKTYNPYSLSNPSHNYDPNYSSGSSGYIETQYYSDPLGRVQWRIPQGSNPSTPNKNIESVYGNATLSGVSCYTNDIKQKPATNSVNWITSRSYRDRLGNVVKSSVLDGSSEIQTSTTLYNMLGLPVQVTDPKGMLQNFTYDFLGRLKVKTTPDAGTSKYIYDIAGRLRFMLDVDGDAANPDNILYWKYDTFGRVTEKGYIVMNWNETLLQDEANTDPDYPTTPDTWRKKFTYDTDATSQYLKGRLYKVETNNDNNTDVETQETFAYNKYGFITAKNLTVMEVSTQMQSTLYDYDNLGRVTKITYPSRPGNLTLQNETISGTTPTQYEANNNIDAGPDVTINSGASATFKAGTSIHLKPGFTASNGSNFRAYTGTFTDGGTPTEVVYSYNQRGQISGVGTTTNPTFYASYTYKPSGQIETETLNNGQKVVQATYDVKNRPTQISSPLFTESLTYETGGYGGVGYYHGNIASASFSYYSGGPAAYQTLYQYDNLGRLKIADNNITALNPYDISNISYDLNGNIISINRGGTNYTYNYYTGTNKLKNTGGSNNDYEYDLNGNIKKSLPKGLDPLVYDPFTQMTKSITVTRTPNKMMSFQYSADNERILKNEKQGTTNNLNLYIRGASEYPVIEKINTNNTLTDKVYIYGPTGLIAFKDATATYFVIKDHLGSTRVLFRSTGTQYATYDYSPFGSLMRATINGDVVYKFTGQEYDSEFGLYNFRARLYDDELGIFYAVDPSGQNFSPFSYAGNNPVIRVDRDGRIWWIPLLIGFSTGYLSHALTYDDWGWGAIGQGLISGSMSFVGWGVTSALSPYFSSTLGLSQGLSTTLAGGLSGGITSSLFTPWVGGNFGTNFLSGFVGGALGGAAQLGASSLSISSDIQFGLRVVGGGISGGLTSSVFGGTFMQGFAGGAMGAAMSGVAAEIIDEVYSGKMTIEEAKKILGITDEEWAALEYANGEYPEGTYPELTREIGTEELWAKLQQLQQNEMIGPRTTSQSLGNFQLGVETLRFGGDLHVRYQSGTISFHRDLISIVRNPILHLWDDYKHPYSVPAIIRGR